In Candidatus Contubernalis alkalaceticus, the genomic window TTTGATGATGGGACTCAAGGGCAGTTTAACTATATAGAGGGAGATAACGGGCCAATCATTGACCCTGAGTGTGCTGTAGGAATATTGGAGGATTTTTACCTTGAAAATCCTGACTTTGGTCGTGCCGCTACTTTCTATATCTATTATCCACTGCCCTTCCGTCAGAGTGAATACATTGAGGACAAACTGGAATACTTACGGGAAAACGGTTATGATATTGGTAACCACAGTTATACTCATGCCAACCTATCTAAAATCAGTTCGGAAGAAGTTGAAAAGGAGCTGGCACAGCATGCACGGAAAACCCAGGAGATTCTTCCTGGTTATCAGGTGCGAAGTCTGGCACTTCCTTTTGGGATTTTCCCTCAGGATAATGACCTGGTGAAGCAGGGGGAATACGAAGGGTTTAACTTTGAAAACGAAGCGGTTCTATTGGTTGGCTATCGACCGGCGCCTTCGCCATTTAGTATAGCCTTGGACCCCTACCGGCTGCCTAGAATAAGAGCCAGCGAGACGAAAGTTGAAGAAGTAGGCCTGTATGACTGGCTTTCTTATTTTGAAACGTATCCTGACCGCCGTTACGTCA contains:
- a CDS encoding polysaccharide deacetylase family protein, encoding MKKTVIIMHLFMLLTLFIMLAVGCEMVTPSQDKSQENVDSLIPGFKGKPGESSLENNEKNEGVNSQQGEELDVSRNLTREELSLFQPNELGEVMILMYHRIGYPESEWTRTPENFQRDLEELYSQGYRTVSLLDYVRGEIDIPLGTSPVILTFDDGTQGQFNYIEGDNGPIIDPECAVGILEDFYLENPDFGRAATFYIYYPLPFRQSEYIEDKLEYLRENGYDIGNHSYTHANLSKISSEEVEKELAQHARKTQEILPGYQVRSLALPFGIFPQDNDLVKQGEYEGFNFENEAVLLVGYRPAPSPFSIALDPYRLPRIRASETKVEEVGLYDWLSYFETYPDRRYVSDGSTSTLTAPEDQRHKLSPEVVGEREVIFYAVDEEDLSEET